A region from the Candidatus Thiothrix putei genome encodes:
- a CDS encoding IS66 family transposase encodes MNDLTITTDFTDIALPTDLAASQQLNRDLLTLVVALQARVKRLEAELTELKERLNDSSSNSSNPPSRDTPEQRAQRERKPKSALKRGGQPGHSKHERALVEESRLDAIQHYYPEGCCRCGGHLAMETTPSQRHQVFDLPEVAYHVTEHRLYAGTCTCCGKRQVAELPEDVPSGQMGAGLISWITLMNGACRLSTRQIQLLLEEQWQLSFSSGAISEATAPVSGWLAPLYAQAGEAVRSSPVVNADETSHYRGREREWLWVMCSPQVVYFMTHYSRGKGAADELLGAFDGILVTDQHGGYNHHPTERRQLCWAHIIRKFKKMAQRYGRAGILGKRLLRLARLIVHLHNRRLAGAYADRLYRQRMDKLREAFRQTLLAGSGLRQAQHPDKPTKTANQCQRLLDDELMLWTFLRHPGVPLTNNAAERAIRPYVIWRKTSFFSQSFRGDQFRPLILTIVETCKRLGVSAYRIIRQACQQALTKKPVTVRLPIPPPQVLNPVTGFLAA; translated from the coding sequence ATGAACGATCTGACCATCACCACCGATTTTACCGACATTGCGTTGCCCACCGATTTGGCAGCCTCCCAGCAGCTTAACCGTGATCTGCTGACGTTGGTGGTTGCTTTGCAAGCACGGGTCAAACGACTGGAAGCGGAACTGACAGAACTAAAAGAACGCCTGAATGACTCCTCCAGTAACTCCTCTAACCCACCCTCACGGGACACGCCCGAACAACGCGCCCAGCGCGAACGCAAACCCAAAAGCGCGCTAAAACGCGGCGGTCAGCCGGGGCACAGCAAACATGAACGTGCCTTAGTGGAGGAATCGCGGCTGGACGCTATCCAGCACTATTATCCTGAAGGCTGTTGCCGTTGTGGGGGTCATCTGGCGATGGAAACCACACCGAGCCAGCGTCATCAGGTGTTTGACCTGCCGGAAGTCGCTTACCATGTAACGGAACACCGCCTGTATGCGGGTACGTGTACTTGCTGTGGGAAACGTCAGGTAGCTGAGTTGCCCGAAGACGTCCCCAGTGGGCAGATGGGAGCAGGATTGATCAGTTGGATTACCCTGATGAACGGGGCTTGCCGCCTATCCACGCGGCAAATCCAGTTACTGCTGGAAGAACAATGGCAGTTATCCTTCAGTAGCGGTGCGATCAGTGAAGCGACTGCACCCGTCAGCGGTTGGTTAGCGCCTTTATATGCGCAGGCGGGTGAAGCGGTGCGTAGCAGCCCGGTGGTAAACGCGGACGAAACCAGTCACTACCGTGGGCGCGAACGTGAATGGTTGTGGGTGATGTGTTCGCCACAGGTGGTGTACTTCATGACGCATTACTCACGCGGCAAAGGCGCAGCGGATGAATTGTTGGGTGCATTCGATGGCATACTCGTGACCGACCAGCACGGCGGCTATAACCACCACCCCACTGAACGGCGGCAACTGTGCTGGGCGCATATCATCCGCAAGTTCAAAAAAATGGCACAACGTTACGGGCGTGCAGGCATCTTAGGGAAACGTTTACTGCGTCTGGCACGCCTGATTGTCCACTTACATAACCGCAGGCTCGCAGGCGCTTACGCTGACAGACTCTACCGGCAACGCATGGATAAACTCCGCGAAGCCTTCCGCCAGACATTGTTGGCAGGTAGCGGCTTACGGCAAGCACAACATCCTGATAAGCCCACTAAAACCGCCAACCAGTGCCAACGTTTACTGGATGATGAGCTTATGTTATGGACATTTCTGCGTCATCCCGGTGTTCCTCTGACCAATAATGCCGCCGAACGTGCCATCCGCCCCTATGTCATCTGGCGTAAGACCAGTTTTTTCAGCCAATCTTTCCGGGGCGACCAATTCCGCCCGTTAATACTGACTATTGTGGAAACCTGCAAACGCCTAGGTGTCAGCGCTTACCGAATTATCCGCCAGGCGTGCCAGCAGGCACTGACCAAAAAACCAGTGACGGTGCGTTTGCCGATTCCTCCACCGCAAGTACTGAATCCGGTTACTGGATTTCTTGCCGCTTAA